In the Kaistella sp. 97-N-M2 genome, one interval contains:
- a CDS encoding aminotransferase class I/II-fold pyridoxal phosphate-dependent enzyme, with product MEKFDAANNIQDLQYFGEFGGVNPSISDSSTYTFLSAKTMFDTFEGNTEGCYLYSRHSSPSNLYLGEALAQMEGTESANVTASGMGAITSALLQLCKSGDHLISSRTIYGGTYAFMKNFLPGFQIKTSFVDITDLNSVENALTEQTKVLFCETVSNPLLEIADLRELAKLAKKHNIKLIVDNTFSPLSVSPQTLGTDITIHSLTKFINGSSDAVAGVVCASSEFINDLKDVNSGACMLLGPTLDSFRAASILKNLRTLHIRIKKHSENAQYLAEKFEEDGLIVKYPGLKSHKQHNLFKSMMNVEYGFGGLMTLDVKTVEKANELMELMQRENLGYLAVSLGFYKTLFSASGSSTSSEIPEEEQKEMGLSPGLIRMSIGLDHDIKRTYEKMKWCMQQVNIL from the coding sequence ATGGAAAAATTTGATGCGGCCAATAATATTCAGGATCTGCAGTATTTCGGGGAGTTTGGCGGAGTAAATCCTTCCATTTCCGACAGTTCCACCTACACTTTTCTCTCGGCGAAAACGATGTTCGACACGTTCGAAGGAAATACGGAGGGCTGTTACTTGTACTCGCGGCATTCCTCGCCGAGTAATCTTTATCTGGGCGAAGCTTTGGCGCAAATGGAAGGCACAGAAAGCGCCAACGTTACCGCGTCGGGAATGGGAGCCATCACTTCTGCGCTGCTTCAACTGTGCAAAAGTGGCGATCATCTTATTTCCAGCCGAACCATTTACGGAGGGACGTACGCCTTTATGAAAAATTTTCTGCCCGGATTTCAAATTAAAACTTCCTTCGTGGATATTACGGATCTGAACAGTGTGGAAAACGCCCTCACGGAGCAAACAAAAGTCCTCTTTTGCGAAACCGTGAGCAATCCTCTTTTGGAAATTGCCGATCTGCGGGAACTCGCGAAACTGGCGAAAAAACACAATATTAAACTGATCGTCGACAATACTTTTTCTCCGCTTTCCGTTTCGCCCCAAACTTTGGGCACCGATATTACGATCCACAGTTTAACGAAATTCATCAATGGCAGCAGCGATGCCGTGGCGGGTGTTGTTTGTGCGTCGTCGGAATTTATTAACGACCTGAAAGATGTGAATTCAGGTGCGTGTATGCTGCTGGGTCCGACTTTAGACAGTTTCCGGGCGGCAAGCATTTTGAAAAATTTAAGAACGCTTCACATCCGAATAAAAAAACACAGCGAAAATGCGCAGTATTTGGCGGAGAAATTTGAGGAAGATGGCTTGATCGTGAAATATCCGGGACTAAAAAGTCATAAACAGCACAATCTTTTTAAAAGCATGATGAATGTTGAATACGGTTTTGGCGGGTTGATGACGCTGGACGTGAAAACGGTGGAAAAAGCCAACGAGTTGATGGAATTAATGCAGCGGGAAAATCTCGGTTATCTTGCGGTGAGTCTGGGCTTTTATAAAACGTTATTTTCCGCGTCCGGAAGTTCTACTTCTTCGGAAATTCCGGAAGAAGAGCAAAAAGAAATGGGTCTTTCGCCGGGCTTAATCCGCATGTCCATCGGTTTGGATCACGACATCAAACGAACGTACGAAAAAATGAAGTGGTGCATGCAGCAGGTAAATATTTTGTAA
- the purE gene encoding 5-(carboxyamino)imidazole ribonucleotide mutase: MVGIIMGSQSDLTIMEQAADFLKSLEIPYELTVVSAHRTPERMFEYAKSAKDRGLKVIIAGAGGAAHLPGMVASCTTLPVIGVPILSSNSIDGWDSVLSILQMPSGIPVATVALNGATNAGILAAKILGTSDESISKKLDIYQNSLKDKVLGTVKDIEKKHPNQFDS, translated from the coding sequence ATGGTCGGAATTATCATGGGCAGTCAAAGCGATCTGACAATAATGGAACAGGCAGCGGATTTTCTGAAATCACTCGAAATTCCTTACGAACTGACAGTAGTTTCCGCGCACCGCACGCCGGAACGCATGTTCGAATACGCGAAATCTGCAAAAGACCGCGGTTTAAAAGTGATCATCGCCGGCGCCGGCGGCGCCGCACATCTGCCGGGAATGGTCGCAAGCTGTACCACTCTGCCTGTGATTGGCGTACCGATATTATCTTCCAATTCCATCGACGGATGGGATTCGGTGCTTTCAATTTTGCAGATGCCGTCCGGAATTCCGGTTGCTACCGTAGCTTTGAATGGTGCGACGAACGCCGGGATTTTGGCCGCCAAAATTTTGGGAACTTCAGATGAAAGTATTTCTAAAAAATTGGATATTTATCAAAATTCTTTAAAAGATAAAGTGTTGGGAACCGTGAAAGACATTGAGAAAAAGCATCCGAACCAATTCGATTCGTAG
- a CDS encoding TIGR03862 family flavoprotein produces the protein MNEEQIIIVGAGPAGLMAAQILAERGFKVHVYEQNKAAARKFLVAGNGGFNLTHSEEPEAFLEKYESAEIQKMVREFDNERVVQWLGDLGISTYVGSSGKIFPTKNFKPIQVLKAWLDRLEQLGVAVHYENTFVGFDASFVYFKKSEEKIGVPYSKLILAMGGGSWQKTGSDAKWVETLTAKGIDITPLQSANSGYNTASNLHQLQGQYLKNIRVSFGNHHKVGEIVFTKYGIEGSPIYYLNRFTRKHDFPLRLHLDLKPNLSESEILSALQGPEKISSTLKRKLKLSTTALHLLKTLDKETYTDINILSKLIKKFPVEILSFRPIDEVISTAGGVSFSELTSNLELMKFPNVYCAGEMMDWEAPTGGYLLQACFSTGFWVGNSILK, from the coding sequence ATGAACGAAGAACAAATCATTATCGTGGGCGCCGGTCCGGCCGGATTAATGGCGGCGCAAATTTTAGCCGAAAGAGGTTTTAAAGTTCATGTTTATGAGCAAAATAAAGCCGCCGCACGAAAGTTTCTGGTCGCCGGGAATGGCGGATTCAATCTCACGCACAGCGAGGAACCGGAAGCTTTTTTAGAAAAATATGAGTCTGCGGAGATCCAAAAGATGGTGCGCGAATTCGATAATGAAAGAGTCGTCCAGTGGCTGGGTGATTTAGGGATTTCGACGTACGTTGGGAGTTCGGGTAAAATTTTCCCGACAAAAAATTTCAAACCGATTCAGGTGCTGAAAGCCTGGTTAGATCGGCTGGAACAACTTGGAGTCGCCGTTCATTATGAAAACACGTTTGTCGGTTTTGACGCATCCTTCGTTTATTTTAAAAAATCCGAAGAAAAAATTGGTGTTCCGTATTCAAAATTAATTTTGGCCATGGGTGGCGGTTCCTGGCAGAAAACCGGTTCCGACGCAAAATGGGTAGAAACTTTGACTGCAAAAGGCATTGATATTACGCCGCTGCAATCTGCCAATTCCGGGTACAACACGGCTTCAAATCTACACCAGTTACAGGGTCAGTATTTGAAGAATATTCGGGTTTCTTTTGGAAATCACCATAAAGTTGGGGAGATTGTTTTTACGAAATATGGCATTGAAGGCAGCCCGATTTATTACTTAAACCGTTTTACGCGCAAACATGATTTTCCGCTGAGGCTTCATCTTGATCTTAAACCTAATCTCTCGGAAAGCGAGATTTTATCAGCCTTGCAGGGTCCGGAAAAAATAAGTTCAACTTTAAAGAGGAAACTGAAACTCTCCACAACGGCGCTTCATCTTTTGAAAACGTTGGATAAAGAAACGTACACCGACATAAATATTTTGTCGAAACTGATTAAAAAGTTTCCGGTTGAAATTTTAAGTTTTAGACCAATCGACGAAGTTATTTCGACGGCGGGCGGCGTTTCATTTTCGGAACTTACGTCGAACCTGGAACTGATGAAGTTTCCGAATGTTTATTGTGCCGGCGAAATGATGGACTGGGAAGCACCAACGGGCGGTTATTTGTTGCAGGCGTGTTTCAGTACGGGGTTTTGGGTGGGGAATTCGATATTAAAGTAG
- a CDS encoding CYTH domain-containing protein: MPLEIERKFLVHQSKWQQVPKPAGELFRQGYLLTDPTKTIRVRQTPEKGFLTIKGISVGAARKEFEYEIPFAEAKELLDDFSVAELSKIRYTILLEGKVWEIDSFLGQNEGLIIAEIELESEDETVVLPDWIAREVTGEERYYNSNLTMQPFKTWKS; this comes from the coding sequence ATGCCGCTCGAAATAGAAAGAAAATTTTTAGTCCACCAATCCAAATGGCAGCAAGTGCCGAAGCCGGCCGGCGAACTTTTCCGACAGGGATATTTGCTGACCGATCCCACTAAAACCATTCGCGTGCGGCAAACACCGGAGAAAGGATTTTTAACCATCAAAGGAATTTCGGTTGGTGCGGCGAGGAAAGAATTTGAATATGAGATCCCTTTCGCGGAAGCCAAAGAACTTTTGGATGACTTTTCGGTGGCTGAACTTTCAAAGATTCGCTATACCATTTTGTTGGAAGGCAAAGTGTGGGAAATCGATTCGTTTTTAGGGCAGAACGAAGGCCTGATTATCGCGGAAATTGAACTGGAAAGCGAAGACGAAACCGTAGTACTTCCGGACTGGATCGCCCGTGAGGTGACAGGTGAAGAGCGCTACTATAATTCAAACTTGACGATGCAACCTTTTAAAACCTGGAAATCCTAA
- a CDS encoding YpdA family putative bacillithiol disulfide reductase translates to MEILDILIIGAGPIGLNCALEAEKHNLTYLIIEKGTIVNSLYNYPLYMRFFSTAEKLEIAEIPFISTAPKPGRQEALEYYQGITRQKNLNINLYETVLNVTKTNGVFHVQTSKSAYAAKNVIIATGFYDIPNMMNIPGEQLSKVKHYYTEPYPYAKQKIVVVGSSNSAVDAALETYRKGADVTMIIRHGEISKSVKYWVKPDIENRILEGSINAHFNSELVEITENSVIFKDENGNTQEIENDFVLAMTGYLPDFAFLTKIGIDLQGECLNPFYDPETMETNVPNLYLAGVVCGGKDTHLWFIENSRIHAEIIVRNIVSADT, encoded by the coding sequence ATGGAAATTTTAGACATTCTCATCATCGGTGCCGGACCCATCGGTTTAAACTGTGCCCTCGAAGCCGAAAAACACAACCTCACTTATTTGATCATAGAAAAAGGAACCATTGTCAATTCCCTCTACAATTATCCTTTGTACATGCGGTTTTTTTCCACAGCAGAGAAACTCGAAATTGCCGAAATTCCTTTCATCTCCACGGCGCCCAAACCCGGCCGGCAGGAAGCGCTGGAATATTATCAGGGCATCACACGCCAAAAAAACCTGAACATCAATCTGTACGAAACGGTTTTGAACGTCACCAAAACCAATGGTGTTTTCCACGTGCAAACCTCAAAGTCTGCGTACGCTGCAAAAAACGTAATAATCGCGACGGGATTTTACGACATCCCGAACATGATGAATATTCCGGGCGAGCAGCTGTCAAAAGTAAAACATTATTATACAGAACCTTATCCATACGCAAAACAGAAAATCGTCGTGGTCGGCTCCAGCAATTCTGCCGTTGATGCAGCGCTGGAAACTTACCGAAAAGGCGCCGACGTCACCATGATCATCCGTCACGGCGAAATCTCAAAAAGCGTAAAATATTGGGTAAAACCCGACATCGAAAACCGGATTTTGGAAGGAAGCATCAACGCACATTTCAATTCTGAACTGGTGGAAATTACCGAAAATTCGGTTATTTTTAAAGATGAAAACGGTAATACACAGGAAATAGAAAACGATTTTGTTCTGGCGATGACGGGTTATCTGCCCGATTTCGCTTTTCTGACGAAGATTGGAATCGATCTGCAGGGCGAATGTTTAAATCCTTTTTACGATCCCGAAACTATGGAGACCAACGTTCCCAATCTGTATTTGGCAGGCGTTGTTTGCGGGGGGAAAGACACGCATCTTTGGTTCATCGAAAACTCCAGAATTCATGCGGAAATCATTGTGAGGAACATCGTCAGTGCAGATACTTAG